The genomic window CGCCCCGGGCGACGAGGCGGTCGCGCCCGACCCGGCCCTCGAGTTCCTGACGGAGCGCTGGGGCGTGCACGCCGCCTCCTTCGGCTCGACCCGCTGGTGGCGGAGGGCACACGAGCCGTGGCCGCTCCGCACCGCGACCGTGACCCGCGTCGACGACGAGCTGCTCGCGGCGGCCGGCCTGCCCGGCCTCGTCGACCGCGAGCCCGACGTCGCGACGTGGTCGCCCGGCGTCGTCGTCCGCTACTCGCGCGGCTGACCCTCCGCGCCGAGGCTCCGCGCGGCGGACGCTCAGCCTTCGCCCCTACCCTCGCCAAAACGAGACAATCAGTCTCGTAACACGCGAGGGAGCGAGACACCATGACCACGAACGACCGCCCGCTGACCGGCTCCACCACCATCGGCGACTGGCTCGACCACCCCGAGGGCGGCGCCCTCGTCCGTGAGGTCCTCGGGCAGGGAGGCGCGTTCGACGAGTCGTCGCTCGCTCCCGTCCGCGGCCTGCCGCTGCAGCAGCTCGTCGCGCTGAGCCAGGGCCAGCTGCCCCAGGCGGTGGTCGACGACCTGGTGCTCAGGGCCAACGACGGCGTCTTCCCCGAGGAGGCGGCGGTCGGGGCCGACGACGCGACCGGTCCCTGGCGCGAGAAGACCACCCCTGGCCGCTTCGCGGGGAAGACCGTCGTCGTCACCGGCGCGGCCTCCGGGATCGGCCGTGCCACCGCCTCCCGCGTGGCTCGCGAGGGCGGCCGCGTGGTCGCTGTCGACCTGTTCGCCGACAAGCTGGAGGCGCTCGTCGCCGACCTGGCGGACGTCGACGTCGCCCTCGTCACCGTCGCGGGCGACATCACGGCGCAGGACGACGTCGACCGCATCGTCGCCGCCGCCGACGGGCGCATCGACGCCCTGGCCAACATCGCCGGCATCAACGACGACTTCTCGCCGCTGCACGAGACGACCGACGCCATGTGGGACAGGGTCATCGCCGTCAACCTCACCGGCGCCTTCAAGCTCTCGCGGGCCGTGCTGCCGGTCATGCAGGAGGCGGGCCGCGGCTCGATCGTGAACGTCGCGTCCGAGGCGGGGCTGCGCGGCAACGCCTCGGGCAACGCCTACACGGTGTCGAAGCACGGCGTGGTGGGCCTGACGAAGTCGGCGGCGTTCATGTACGCGGGCCAGGGCATCCGGGTGAACGCGGTGGCGCCCGGCGGCGTCGCGACGGGGATCCCGTTCCCGGCGAACGTGTCCGAGGTCGGCTCGGCGCGGCTGCGACCGTTCCAGGCGGCGATCCCGAGCGTCGCGACCGCCGAGGAGCTCGCCGCGTCGATCACGTTCCTGCTGAGCGACGACGCCGTCAACATCAACGGCGCGATCCTCGCGAGCGACGGCGGCTGGTCCGTGCAGTAGCGCGACGCGGGTCCGCGCTCGCGGGGCTGCGGATCCGTGCGTGTGCGCGTGTGCGCGTGTGCGCAGGATTCAGGAATACGCGCGTGCCGCCTCCTGATCTGTGCACGATCCAGGACCGCGAGTCCTGCACGACGCCAACTCAGGACTCAACGTCCTGAATGAGGAGAGAGAGAGACACGAGTCGCGGATGGGCGAAGCTGGAGGCATGGTGACGACACGACCCGGCCGGGTCCGCAGCGAAGACGCGCGCCGGGCGATCCTGCTCGCGGCCCGCGACGAGCTCGCCGAGCGCGGCTACGACAAGCTCTCGCTCGACCGGGTCGCGGCCGCCGCCGGCGTCGGCAAGCAGACGATCTACCGCTGGTGGTCGTCGAAGGCGGCGCTGGTGGCCGAGGGCGTCCTCGAGGGGCACCTGATGCCAGGGCTCGCCGTGCCGACTCCCGAGACCGACAGCGACGACGTGTGGGCCGACGTCGCCGGGTGGCTGCGCGACTTCGGTCGGGCGCTCGCGTCGCCGTCGACCGCCGCCCTGCTGAGGGCGACGTCGGCGGCGACAGCTGAGGACGACGAGGTGGCCGCCCGCTACGACGAGCAGCTCACGACGGTGACGAGGGTCGCCCTGGAGGCGCGGTTCGGCCGAGCCGTCGCGTCCGGCCAGGTGCGTGCCGACGCCCCGACCGCGACGGCGGTCGAGGCGTTGGTGGGGCTGCTGAGCTACCACATCGTCACGCGCCGCGACCTGACGGAGCAGTCGATCGACGGAGTCGTGCGGCTCCTCCGGGACGGCGTCGGGGCCTGAGCGAGCGGGCCTGAGCGAGTTGGCCTGAGCGAGCGGGCCTGGACGCGCGGGCTAGTGCTTGGGCGGGCCCGGCTTCGGGTGCCCGGGGATCGAGTCGCCCGAGAGGTTCAGGTCGGCAGGGTCCACGTCGATCGTGCCGACGTCGTCGGGACCGCCGGAGCCGGGCAGCGTCTTGACGGCGTCCTGGTCGATGTCGTCGTCGATCGCGGGGGAGT from Frigoribacterium sp. PvP032 includes these protein-coding regions:
- a CDS encoding SDR family NAD(P)-dependent oxidoreductase; the encoded protein is MTTNDRPLTGSTTIGDWLDHPEGGALVREVLGQGGAFDESSLAPVRGLPLQQLVALSQGQLPQAVVDDLVLRANDGVFPEEAAVGADDATGPWREKTTPGRFAGKTVVVTGAASGIGRATASRVAREGGRVVAVDLFADKLEALVADLADVDVALVTVAGDITAQDDVDRIVAAADGRIDALANIAGINDDFSPLHETTDAMWDRVIAVNLTGAFKLSRAVLPVMQEAGRGSIVNVASEAGLRGNASGNAYTVSKHGVVGLTKSAAFMYAGQGIRVNAVAPGGVATGIPFPANVSEVGSARLRPFQAAIPSVATAEELAASITFLLSDDAVNINGAILASDGGWSVQ
- a CDS encoding TetR/AcrR family transcriptional regulator, with amino-acid sequence MVTTRPGRVRSEDARRAILLAARDELAERGYDKLSLDRVAAAAGVGKQTIYRWWSSKAALVAEGVLEGHLMPGLAVPTPETDSDDVWADVAGWLRDFGRALASPSTAALLRATSAATAEDDEVAARYDEQLTTVTRVALEARFGRAVASGQVRADAPTATAVEALVGLLSYHIVTRRDLTEQSIDGVVRLLRDGVGA